A segment of the uncultured Desulfobulbus sp. genome:
CCATCACCACCAGACCATCTTTGGTGCGGAAGGTTGCCTGGGTCGGGCAGGCCCGCACACAGGGCGGATTGTCACAATGGTTGCACATAATGGGCAACTGATGATTTTCCGTGGCCTCGTCACGATAGAGGCTGGGGTTCTCGGGAAAGGCGTTCTCATAGTTGGTCATCCAGACCCATTTGATTTCGTCTTTCTTGTCCGGAAACTGGGGGATGTTATGGGTTTTGATGCAGGCATTGACGATTTTTTCGCCAAGACTTGGATCTTCCTGAATTTTTCTCAGATCGATTACCAGACCGTACCGGTTGACATTCGGATCGGCGGGTGCGCTGTGAGCCGCCGGTGCGGCAGCATGTTCTGCACCATGTCCACCTTCGGTGGAGGCATGCGCAACATTGACCCCTGCAACCAGGCGATCAACAACTGCAGTTCCTCCAAGGCCAGCCAGCGTGGAAATACCGGCTACCTTGAGGAAATTTCTTCTATTTGTGTCCATCTGTCTATCTCCTCCTTAGCCTTCACTCAACAGGAGCCAGGTGGCAATCCCAGCAGTATGGTTTAACCGAGGCATAATCGTGACACGTATCGCAGAATTTTTTCTTGCTGGTGTGGCACTTCATGCAGTTGAGCATCAAGCTCTTCGGATATTGCTTGCCTTCAATTTCCATGGTGCTCCGGTCGCCGGTTCGAATAACCTCGTCACGCCACTGGTTGAGCAGTTGCATGTGCTTTGCTCGAATCTCGGCCGCAGGCAGCACACAGGTTTTGACATCCTTGGGCAACTCGGGTTTGGGCACGTTGCCAGCGGTGCCGCGGTTGTACCAGATGGGTATTGTAATGAACAGGACGAAAATGATCAGTCCCGGGATTATTTTACCGCTATCATACATAGCTCTTCCTCCATTCCTGCCGGTCTATTAAACCAAGGTCCTGAGCCCTTCGGTCAGGTCTTGTCGTTGTTCACCTTCAATCACCAAAGCGTTGCCGACAAGCTCACTCAAACCGGCGACCTGCACTTCGGGCACCCAGTAATTCATGAGGGTCGTCAGGGTTGCCCTGTCAATCGCACAAACGCAGGCCAGTGTGTTGACGTCATGTTTGTCATGGACGTATTTCACGGCATTGGCCCGGGGCAGACCGGAACGCATACGGAGTTCCATGATCTCATCCGTGTTGAGAGCGGTACCTGATCCACAGCAAAAGGTTTTCTCGCGGATGGTGTTGTCCGGCATCTCATACCATTTGTCGACAACGGCATCGAGGACAGCTCGTGGTTCTTCGATAAGTCCCATGGCCCTGGCCGGGTTGCAGGAATCGTGAAAGGTTGCCTTGACATGGGCGTTGCGGCTCTTGTCGAGGTTGAGTTTGCCGTTCTTGATCAGGTCGGCGGTAAACTCGGAGATGTGGACCATCTTGGTGGCAGCGGCATTGTCGAAAACCGTTCCGGTGAGCGGAGAACGCGGCACCTCAAGGAAGTCAGCCGGACCGTTCATGGTACTCATATACTGATGAACAACACGCCACATGTGACCGCACTCACCACCAAGGATCCAGCGAACCCCCAGGCGCTTGGCCTCGGCATACATCTTGCCGTTAAGTTTCTTCATCATCTCGTTAGAGGTGAAGAGACCGAAGTTACCACCTTCGGAGGCATAGGTCGACCAGGTGTAATCCAGACCGATGGCCTCGAACAGCAACAGGTAACCCATACAGGTGAAAATGCCGGGCTCGGCGAAGACGTCGGCTGACGGGGTGATGAACAGGACCTCGGCCCCCTTGCGGTTGAAGGTCGGGTTGACCTTGACACCGGTCAGGTTCTCGATATCCTCACAGAGGAACTCGACATTGCCTTTGAACGCCTGAGGCGTGAGGCCCATATGGTTACCGGTCCGGTTGGAGTTGGCGACCGGCTCCATACACCAGTTGATGCCGATACCGACCAGATGCAGCAACTCACGCAGCATCATGGTGATCTCCGCGGTGTCGATACCGTAGGGGCAGAAAACCGAACAGCGGCGACACTCTGTACACTGATAGGCGTACATGAACCACTCTTTGAGTACGCCCACGGTCATCTCGCGACCGCCGATCATCCGGCCTAAAATCTTACCGGCGCGGGTGAAATTCTGCCGGTATACCGAGCGCAGCAACTCTGCGCGCAAAACCGGCATATTCTTGGGATCACCGGTGCCGAGGAAGAAGTGGCACTTGTCGGCGCATGCACCGCAACGGACACAGCAATCCATAAAAATTTTCAATGAGCGGAAACGATCGAGACGATCCGCAATGCCCTGGATAATGATTTCTTTCCAGTTTTCAGGAAGTTTCCAATCATCGTCCTCGGGGCTCCATTCACGGGCATTGGGGAAGCTGACGCCTTTCTGACGATCAAGATACTTTTGAATTTCAGGTTTCGTCGTGTAGGCGTAATTCCCTGGCTTAAATACGACCGGGACATCCATCCAATTCTTAGTTGGAATGGAGCCTGTCATCAGCGAAGGTCCCTCGGCAACACTTCGTGCCAACACATCTACCTTTACTACTGCCATTGCTCTATCCTTATACTCTTGAGGTTATCCAGCGTTAGTCATTAGCCTTTGGCGGCAACTCTTTCTCAACGGGAATGCCCTGCTCAATCATATCCTCACGGAACTCATCCTCGTAGCCGGCATAGGAATGCGGTTTGATGTCCGGGTTCCAGGGGTTGATGTGGCGAACCATTCTGTTATTGTTTGCCAGATTTCGGGTCGGGCTGAGGAAGACGCCGCCCATATGCATGAGCTTGCTGAAAGGAAAGTAGGCAAGCAGTGTGCAGACTAAGAAGAGATGCGCATAGAACAGGGCGCTGATATCGGCGACGATGGTCGGTGAGAAGGTGACCAAGCCGAAGGCTAACTGCTTGATGGCGTTGATATCGACATCGGTACGTACAAAGAAACGCATGAGGATACCGGTGAAGGCGATACCTAAAATCAAGAACAGCGGGAAATAATCGTTGAGCAGTGAGATGTAGCGAACCTGGGGATTGAAGAAGCGACGACCAAGCAGGAACATCAGGGCGAGAATGATGGTGACATCAGTGGTGTACATGGTCGGTGCCCCGATCTGCAGCAGTGAATCCGCAGTTTCGGTGAGGGCAACGATTCCAGGGACCGGATCCAGGAACAGGCGCATGTGACGAATGACGATCACCAGGAAACTGTAATGGAACATGATGCCGAACAGCCACAGCCATTTGCTGGACTCATAAGTCAGCTTCGGCCCCGGGTACACGGTGGCCTTGGTGTTGCGCCACAGGGAGCGGAACAGAAAAATTTCCAGGAACATTCGGGCAACAACCTGTCCGGTGTTGACCGGCGCCTCCAGCTTGTCGTACTTGATCCAGGGCATGGTGTAGCCCTGACCGCACGTGGTTGGAATTCTGAACGGTACCGGCGATTTGGCCCAATGGATGACCCTGTAACAAAAACCGCCTAAGAACAGCGCCATAGCGAGATACGGAACGACAACACCAAAGAGGTATTGCATTCCCGGTATCTGCACCAGTATCAGCGCAATCAACACCAGGGCAATTACTGCCGCCAAAGGGAAGGCGTACTTCATCGATCACTCCTTCGCATTCGAGTTAAACAATAACTTTTCAAAAAGTTACGATAAAAAGCCGGAATCACTTCAGGGACGTCCCGGAAGCTATCCGACGGTCACACACGCTCAGTTCCCGGTACTCTACTCAGCCTTTTCCTGCTCCTGCTTCATCAGGGCAGACGGACATGCCGCGTCCGTCAAAATCGAGCGGCCGCTCTTCAGTTCAGCAATCCGGTTGCGGTACAACTGCTCCCGGCATTCGCTGTAGATATCAAAAGCAGCCAAGGCAATGCGATCAATCTCACAATCCAGGTGATCAAGGTTCCCCAACAGTGCCTGCGTGGCCTTGTCCTTGGAGAGAACCTGTTTGATCACCCACTTCAGCTCCAGAAACGGTGCAACAGCCTGTCCCGGCGTGAACTCCTGCACCGCCCTGATGCGAACCACCTGATCCAGTGGTTTGCTATAGGCATCTGCTCCCTGCCCCTCGACGAGCGCTTCGAAGAGCCCGGTCAGCCCCATGGAAATGTTGGCACCCACGGGATTGGCAAAGGGATCGGTGGCCTTTTTAAAGAAGCCCGGCGAGGTGTAGCTATCCAGCGTTCGCTCGATCCATAACGCGAGAATTTCCTTCTTCTTTCCGCCCAGCGCTTCTTTGAGTTCCATGGTCGATAAATATTAGTCGCCCCTGTTTTTATCTGATTGATTTGCCAGGGCGACGAGCACAATTCTTTCAGTATATCAAACATCTCTCACCCATGAAAAATGAATGAGGATTCATGCACCGATTGCTCTATCATGATTACTGATTTGTTTCAAGATAAAAATTTATGGGACCGGCACAGCTTTGGAGGGCAATGGTCCCCCACCTTTAAGGAGATACAACGCAAGCTGCACATAGGGATCAGTGGTGGCCAGTTGATCCAGCTTCTTCTCCTCTTTCAGGGGAGCGCCATCGTCTTCGGTCTCCGGCAGCAAGCCAGCTGCCTTGGCATCCTTGCGGGTTTCTTCCAGCTCCTGCCGCTCTTGCCACATCGAATTCCAATTCAAGCTCACCTTGGTTTGCTTGGAGCGGATCCTGGCCTTTTCCGTTTCTTTCTTGATCTTCATGAACGTGTCACTGTTGTCCACCCAGCGTTTTCCTTCCTTGATGGCCTGAGCCCTGTTCAGCCGTTCTCCCTGCCAGTGCTCGAAGTCAATCGCGTTGACCTGATCCCAGGGAAGCGAATAATCCATATATTTTTCCCCTGTTTCCAGATAATCGAACATCGAAGGGACTTCGAGATCCGGTTCGACGCCCTTATACTGGGTGGAACCGCCGTTCACCCGGTAAAATTTCTGGATTGTCAATTTCAAAGCCCCCAGGTCCTCATAGCGCTGGAGTTGAAACAGCGGCAGGTTGCGATTGAGATCCATCATCGCTTGCACCGTCCCCTTGCCGTGGGTATGGACGCCACCGATGACGAAGGCCCTCCCGTAATCCTGCAAAGCCGCCGCCAGAATTTCCGATGCGGAGGCGCTGAACTGATTGACCAGCACAATCAAGTCGCCCTTATATTCGATGCCCGGATCCTCATCCTCCAGGACACGGATGGAACCGTGGGAGTCCTTGACCTGAACCACCGGCCCACCTGGAAGAAAGAGCCCGGAGATCTGTACCGCATCCGTCAGCGCACCGCCGCCGTTGTTGCGCAGGTCGATAATCAGGCCGTTGATCTTTTGTTTTTTCAACTTCGCAACTTCTGCTGCAGTATCATCGGTCACGTTGCGCGCCTCCCTGCCATCGCTTTGCGCGCTGAAATCGCGATAGAAGCTGGGTATCCGCAGGTAGCCGAATTTCTTGTCCCCAATATTGAAAACTGCTGATTTTACATATGTTTCCTCAATTTTCACCACATCACGGATGATAGGCACCACCAGTTTGCTGCCGTCCGGTTTCTGCACGGTGAGGCGGACTTCCGTCCCCTTGGGACCACGGATGTACCCCACTGCCTCGCGGATACGCATCTCCGAGATATCGACTGGTTCGCCATCCTTTTCGCCAACGGCAAGGATGGTGTCTTCCGCCTGGAGTTGCCCCTGTTTTTCCGCCGCACTGCCAGGAATGATGCGCACCACCTTGATCAAGCCATCGTCTTCACGCAAAAGGGCTCCAATTCCCTCCAGAGATCCGCTCATCTGGATATCGAAATCTTCCTTGGAGGTCGGGGCCATGTAATCGCTGTGCGGATCGTAGGCACGGGTGACGGCATCAAAGTAGCGATCATAGTGATCCTGGCGGGTCTGCTGCAGCAGCCGATTCAACGAACGGTGGGTGCTCTCCCGAACCTTTTTCACCGCCTCCTGTATTTCCAGCGGATGCAGTTTCGGGTCGACTGTCTTTGTTAAGTCCTTGCCATTTTTACTTTTCTCTTTGAGGAGATCAAAATAGGATTCAAGGACCTGCATCTTCAAACTCAGATGCCAACGCTCCTTGAGCGCTTCCATGCTCTCGGCATATTCGAGTTTTTTGGGCTCGATCTCCAAATATTCCTTGGCCACGAAATCAAAACCGCCCTTGAGTAGGGAGTCGACAAATCCGTCAACCATGCGAATCCGGTCATTGAGCAGATCCATGCCGGCATTGGGCAGCACCACGTTGCCCCTGGCCAGTTCATCATCCACATGGGTTGCAAAGGCACCCAGCTGTTTGACGTCCGCCTGAAGGAGGAAACGTTTGCGCGGGTCGAGCTGGCGAAGGTAGAGATCAAAGACCTTTTGCGAAAGCTTGTCGTCAAGCGGTTCGTGACTGAAATGCTGCAGCGGCAACTGCTGACTCAAGATAAGGGCGATCAACTCGTTCCGGTCGGCATCAAAAACTTCCGGCGGGGCCTTCTTGGCGAGGCACCCGCCGGTAAAAGTAAGGAGCACAACAGCACAGGTGAGGACAACGCAGTGGGAGCGGTGCAAACATCGCTGACGGAAGGCATTCATAGACGGAGGAGTCCTGGGGGAAGAGGGAAAAAAAGGATGCGGTGCGGCATGAGAAACACGGGCGCTAAAATGGGCTGACGATTTTATCCGCCTCGGCCATGGTGGTCATGATTTCATGCATATTGGAAATCTGTCCCACCTGAATAGCTGATTTCAGTTGATAAAAGTCCAGACAGGTGCCACAGGCAAGAATCTCGATCCCACGGGACTGCAGTTCACGCAGGGCATCCAGGGCGCCCGATTCGGTGGTGACCAGCTTGACCCCGGCGTTATAGAGGACGATTTTACTGGGCAGCGGCTGCACATCCTTAATCGTCTGCACATAGGTCTGTAACAGGGCCCAACCCAGCTCATCGGAACCGCGCCCCATGGAATCCGAGGAAATTACGTAAATCATTGCACCTTGGGAGGGAGTGGGCAGCTCACATTGATAGGCATCAGGATCGAAGGCTTCGCCAGAGCCACTGCCGCTGGCGACAATGGTCACCGCAAAGAGGTTCTCCCCTTCCCGGCTGCAACTCACTTCGTGGCCCTGGTTACGGCCGAAGCGGGCCACATTGTTCTGCGAGGCCTCATTATCGACCATCACCTTTATAATCGATGATCCTGCGGCGAGGGCATCCTTGGCGCGCAGGACCGGTTTCGGGCATGCCAACCCGATACAGTCAAGAATTTCCGGGTTCATCTGTTCATCTCCACCGGAGGTCAATGAGTATGCGGCGTGTTTGGAACAAGCCACCAGAATAGCCTTTCCAGATCCGTCACATCTTGCGTTGACGGACGATAGTTTTCAGCTTTTGCAAACGAGCGAGTCGGCATGGCTGAAAGCTTAGTCAAGAATGATCTCCTGCCCTTCCCGGGCAAAAAAGAGCTGCATCGGGTTTTGGGGATCAGGGGCGCAGTAGGTTTCGCCCATGGCATCCAGCTGATCGTCACTGCGTTCCGGATCATGATGAAAAAGCGCCAACCGCTTCACTCCGGCCCTGCGGGCGGCGGCAATGGCATCCTCAATCGGAGTGTGCCCCCAGCCGATCTTGCCCTTCTCGTATTCGGCCCGGGTGTACTGGGCATCATGAACCAGGAGATCGGCCCCCCTATAAAAATTCTCCAGGACCTGATTCTGTTCACGGGCCGCCTCTTCCCCTTCGATCGCCATCATCTCATCGTAGGAGGGATCCTCCGGGTCGGTGATGAAGAGGTTCCGAAACGGCTCAGTGTCGTAGGCGGTGCAGAACACCTTTCCGCGGAAGGTGAATCGGTACCCCAAAGCAGTGATGGGATGATTGATAATTGCCGTGGCCAGGGTGATACCATCACCGAGGTCGAGCAACGGTTCCTCCTTGAGTCGTTCGTACTGGATGGAGCCTGCCAGTTCCCCCATGTTGACCGGAAAGTACCTGTACTTCATCTGCCCGCCGACCACTGCTTCCAACGGTTCATCCTCATAGGTGACCGGACCGAACACCTTGATCCTGGTTCCCGGAATATAGGCTGGAACAAAAAAGGGAAACCCCATGATATGGTCCCAGTGGGTGTGGGAGAGGTAAATCTCGGTGGTGATGGGTCCCTTGGGCAGGTCGTTGGCCAGCATGGAGTTGGCCAGCTCACGGATACCGGAACCGGCATCGATGATGATATGTCGATTAACCTCGGGAAAACGAAGTTCAATGCAGGCGGTGTTGCCGCCGTACTTCATGGTCTTGGGCCCGGGACAGGGGATGGACCCACGTACCCCCCAAAATTTCACCTTGATCATCAGCGCCTCTCCTCCCTCGTGCAACAGCCACAGGCCGTATCAAACCTGAAGAAAAATTTCCGCCTTGGTTATTTCGGCATCGACCTTATCCCTGAGGCCGACAACGGAACTCCAGTCCAGCTTGCACATCTCCAAGAGCGGCTGCAGCTGCGCCTCATCCGGATAGCGGTTGCCCGCGTAACCGATGTCAAACAGACAGACATAAAAATCCGCCAGGGCCACGGTGGCCACCAGGTGCTGATTTTCCGCTGCGGCCTCTTGCGGTGCATGGTGATGACAGATGGCGTCGGTAATGACGGCATTGAGCTTCCACTTGGAGGCGATCATCTGCCCCACCTCCTCGTGATCGATGTCCATCAGTTCCCGTTCGAGCACATTGAGCGGCTGCAGCGTCATCATGACCTGCGCCAGCACCTCGGCATACTCATCGCCAAAGGGGACCTTGCCCAGATCGTGCAGCAGGCCCGCCACAAAGAACTCCTCGCGTTCGGCAAGGGCAACTCCCTGCTCGGCGGCAAGTAGCTTGGCCATAACGCCAACGCCGATGGAATGGGCCCAGAAATCCTTGATCGGCAGCGACTTGGATTTCTTCGCCTGGCCGACGCAACGGATAATCGCGGTGGAAAGTGCCAGGTTCTTCACCGTATTCAAACCGAGCATGATGATCGCCCTGGTCAGGGAGGTGACCTTGTTGACCAAAGAATAGTAGGCGGAGTTGATCAGTTTCAGCACCTGACCGGTCAGGACCGGATCAAGGGAAATGACCTTGTTCAAATCGTTGGGAGCAGTGTCGGGGCGGCTGCAGATCTCCAGCACCTTGCCGACAGTCGTCGAAAGGCTGGGCATCTTGTCGACAAAGACACGAATCTTATCCAGTCGGTTTTTTCGCTCGTTCATTCAGACAGGTAGAAGCAGTGGACAACAACGCCGGGTTAGTTTGCCGCATCCGGAAAAGCCCCTCCCACAAAGCGTCATGCGGGCCTGTCACTCTGGGGATATCGTAGATTTTTGTTTTTGGGCGGATTCCGGACCACGCAAGGTCAATCGGGGTATAATAAATGAAGGAGAGGGGGAGGTCAAGTAAAGGGGCGGGGTTTCTGAGGAATTAACAACCGTGTTTCATTAAAAAATTCCGGATGACCTCCTCCATGAGCTCCAACTGGGTCTTGCCGGTCTCGTTGATTTGAATCCACAGACAACGCTGAAAGGCACGGTGGAGATCTTCCGGGACCATCAGTTTCAACGCTACCAGGGGCTCGCCTTCTTTCACATCATTGTCGGCCATGGTAGGCGACCACCTCGTCGTAGCGCAGCCCCTGGCCGCCAAAAATATCAAGGGCTGAACCCACGGTCACGTCGATCCGCCCGCGGCCGCTGGTGCGAATAAGTTCGAGATCGGCAAAACTCGCCACCCCGCCGGCATAGGTGGTGGGCACCGGAACGCTTACGGAAAGCAATTCCAGCAACCGGGTGTCAATCCCCATGCATTTCCCCTCCACATCCACCGCATGCACCAGAAACTCATCGCAGTAGCGGGAAAGGTCCTCCACGGTTTCGGAGCTGATTTTCAGCTTGGTGAACTTCTGCCAGCGATCGGTCACCACATAGTAGCCATCACCCTGCCAGCGGCAGCTGAGATCCAACACCAGCCGCTCTTTGCCGACCAGGTCGACCAATGCCTGCAGTCGCTTAAGATCCAGTTGCCCGTCGTGAAAGACATGGGAGGTGACGATGACATGGGAAGCGCCCCGGGAGAGCCATTCGCGCGCATTGGAGGCATTGATGCCGCCACCGACCTGCATCCCCCCGGGCCATACGGCCAGGGCCTCGGCTGCAGCCTCTTCATTGCCGGGCCCGAGCATGATAATATGCCCGCCCAGGAGTTTGTCCCGCCGATACAACCCCGCGTAGTAGGCCGGCGGCAACTCCGAAGAAAAATTGGTGTGCAGGTTCGACTGATCCTCACCAAGACTTGAACCGACAATCTGTTTGACCCGACCATCATGCAGGTCGATACATGGCCGAAATTGCATTGCTTTCCTCAGAAGATAAAAAAAGGGCTGCCGACACCCGCCGACAGCCCTTGCACCCCAAATACAGCGGATTACCGTTCCTTAACCATCATCGTGGTCGGATCAAGGTCCAGGCTCTTGCCGCCTTCCACCTGCTCGCCGGAGTTACGGATGATATCCAGTTGAATGGTCGCATTGGACTGCGGCTTGAGCAAAACGACCATGTCGAACAGATCATCGATCTCGTGGCAGGGCGCGGGGACACCTGTGGGGGAGACGCGGTCATCACCACGATGGCAGATTGCCGAGAACCAGGCCTGCATGTTCATGTTTTCAAGCAGGTACTTGATGTCCTCCAGGTCGCTGCGATCAGTCTTGATAAAATCAAAGCCGTCGACGATCAAACAGTTGGGACGGAAAATATCCTGGAGCACCAGATCGTTCAGACGCTCTTCCAGACGGGAACGAGTGAATGCGGCCTCCTTGAAGGTCATGATCATCCGGTGATGCGCCACCATGTCGATCAGTTCATGCGGCCGGGTCACGCTGTGCTCCTGCAGGATCACCTGAAGGATATCGTCATACCAGCTCTTGGTTTTTTCAATGGATTCGCCGATGCTGACATGGATCACCCGCTTTCCACGGAGGATGGCATCCAGGGCGATCTGTACCAGCAGGGCGGTCTTGCCCAGGCCGGCACGAGCCATGACCAGCCCCATCTGATTGTTCTCTCGACTCAAATTCAAAACCCGCAGGGGGTTCTGCTGTACCAATGGTTCGTATCCCATAATTCGACCTCTTATCGGTTATCTCTCACGTTTATGCCAATGAGCGCAAGACCCGGTTATGCATCTTTTTTCTGGTCAGCGTAGGCTTTGACCAAATCTTCGGCCACACTGCGCGGAACCTGCTTGTAGGTGGCAAATTCCATGGTGAACTCGGCCTTGCCCTGAGTCAGGGAACGAAGGGTGGTGGAGTAACCAAACATCTCGGCCAGCGGCATCTCTGCCTCGACAACGGTGTAGTTGCCCTCCTCAAAGGTACCGATGATCACACCACGACGCTGGTTGAGACTGCCCATGACCGCCCCCTGAAACTCGGAAGGTCCTTCGACTGCGACCTTCATGATCGGCTCCATGATAACCGGATTGGCCTTGGAGTATCCCTGACGGAAGGCGCCGATGGCAGCCACCTGGAAGGCGACATCCGAGGAGTCGACCGCATGGTAGCTCCCGTCATTGATGGCGACCCGGACACCGGTAATGGGAGCGCCGATAAGAGTACCCTTTTCCAGGGATTTCTGGAAGCCCTTGTCACAGGAGCTGATGAACTCGCGGGGAATGACACCACCCACGATCTGGTCGAGAAACTCGTACTCGCCCTCTTCCAAGGGCTCGAGAAAACCGGCGACACGACCGTACTGACCGGAACCACCGGTCTGCTTCTTGTGGGTGTAGTCGAAGTTGGCCTGCTGGGTAATGGTCTCGCGGTAGGCAACCTGCGGTGCACCGACCTCGACCTCGGCCTTGTACTCCCGTTTCATCCGCTCGATGTAGACCTCGAGATGCAACTCGCCCATACCGGAAATGATGGTCTCGTTGGTCTCGTGGTCAACGTAGGTCTTGAAGGTCGGATCTTCCTTGGTGAAACGGTTGAGCGCCTTGGACATGTTGATCTGGGCCTTGTTGTCCACCGGACTGATGGCCAGGGAGATAACCGGCGCGGGAACATGCATCGAGCTCATGGAGAAGTTCACCCCGGGGCTGCAAAAACTGTCACCGGAGGCACAATCGATGCCGAACAGGGCGACGATGTCACCGGAACCTGCCCCCTCGATCTCTTCCATCTCGTTGGCGTGCATCCGTACCAGACGGCCGACCTTGGATTTTTTACCGGTACGGGAGTTGATGATGGTATCGCCCTTCTGAATAACCCCCTGATAGGTACGGATGTAGGTCAGCTGACCGTAACGGCCGTCCTCGAGCTTGAAGGCCAGGGCAACAAGCGGATCATCGGGATTGTTGCTCACCGTGACCTCGGCCTCGTCCTCATCCAAGTTGAGGGCGGTATTCTCGACATCGGTGGGACAGGGCAGGTAGGAGGCGACCGCATCCAGAAGCAGCTGCACACCTTTATTCTTATAGGCGGAGCCCATCATGACCGGGGTCAGCTCCAGGGCCAGGGTACCGCGACGAATGGCCTCGTGGATCATGGCCTCGGGAATCTCGGCTTCCTCGAGCATCGCTTCCATCAACTCGTCGGAGAACATGGATACCGCGTCGAGCAACTCTTCACGTTTGGCCTGCGCCTCGTCCATCAACTCTGCCGGAATCTCTTCCATGCGGATCTTCTCGCCCTGGTCGCCATCGAAGTAGACCGCCTTCATGGTGACCAGGTCGACCATGCCCTGCAGGTCGCTTTCAAGGCCTATGGGCATCTGCAGCATGATCGCATTGAGCTGCAGCTTATCGCGAAGCTGCTGGGTAACACGGTAGGGATTGGCACCGGTCCGGTCGCACTTGTTGATAAAGGCGATGCGCGGAACCTTGTAGCGGGTCATCTGCCGATTAACGGTGATCGACTGGGACTGGACCCCGCCAACCGAGCAAAGGATGAGCACCGCACCGTCGAGAACACGCAGGGCGCGCTCGACCTCGATGGTGAAGTCAACGTGGCCGGGGGTGTCGATGATGTTGACATCGTAGTCTTTCCAGGAGCAGTAGGTTGCAGCGGACTGAATGGTAATGCCGCGTTCTTTCTCCAATTCCATGGAATCCATGGTCGCACCCACACCATCTTTACCGCGAACCTCATGGATTGCATGAATGCGTTGAGTGTAAAACAGAATGCGCTCGGTCAGAGTGGTTTTGCCCGAGTCGATATGGGCACTGATACCGATATTCCGTACTTTGTTCAGATCCTTTTTCATGACGCGTTCCTCAATTACCGCTTGCAAGTCGCTCGCTTGGTCGCTCGCGTAGTTATAGCCGTTTTCTCGTCGTTCTCGAATAAAAAAAGGAGTTACAGCTGGCTCTGCAACTCCGTGCGCATTAGGTTAGGGATGCTTGCTGAGAGGTGGGGAGAAAGGAGGGGAAGGCCCTCGCTCCATGCAACTCCTCGCCCGCAAGCCTGTGTGCACTGCCATTGAAGGGTTTACCTTGACCGCACTTTGGTAAAGTCGTTTTTTATAACGTAAGGCTTTTTCCCAGTCAAGCAATTTTTATGAATTTTTACCGCGATACCATCCACCTACCGTAAAAATCCGCTCTTTTACCGTCAAAAGATGGCAATACATTTTTGTAGACCAAGCGACATAGCCTTACCTTTTTGTGGAAACATACTGGTACCGATTGACCGACAACAAACCAATCAATGACGAAAATGGCGTTTTTACATCACTAATTCGACAACTTCAAAACTGGCATCAATACTGCTTTATTCTTTTCATCAAAAAG
Coding sequences within it:
- a CDS encoding 4Fe-4S dicluster domain-containing protein — encoded protein: MDTNRRNFLKVAGISTLAGLGGTAVVDRLVAGVNVAHASTEGGHGAEHAAAPAAHSAPADPNVNRYGLVIDLRKIQEDPSLGEKIVNACIKTHNIPQFPDKKDEIKWVWMTNYENAFPENPSLYRDEATENHQLPIMCNHCDNPPCVRACPTQATFRTKDGLVVMDYHRCIGCRFCMAACPYGSRSFNWRDPRPFIKELNVDFPSRMRGVVEKCTFCSERVEKGQLPACVEACGESKAMVFGNLNDPNSEIRKILKENHTIQRNPSLGTLPSVFYIV
- a CDS encoding (Fe-S)-binding protein — its product is MAVVKVDVLARSVAEGPSLMTGSIPTKNWMDVPVVFKPGNYAYTTKPEIQKYLDRQKGVSFPNAREWSPEDDDWKLPENWKEIIIQGIADRLDRFRSLKIFMDCCVRCGACADKCHFFLGTGDPKNMPVLRAELLRSVYRQNFTRAGKILGRMIGGREMTVGVLKEWFMYAYQCTECRRCSVFCPYGIDTAEITMMLRELLHLVGIGINWCMEPVANSNRTGNHMGLTPQAFKGNVEFLCEDIENLTGVKVNPTFNRKGAEVLFITPSADVFAEPGIFTCMGYLLLFEAIGLDYTWSTYASEGGNFGLFTSNEMMKKLNGKMYAEAKRLGVRWILGGECGHMWRVVHQYMSTMNGPADFLEVPRSPLTGTVFDNAAATKMVHISEFTADLIKNGKLNLDKSRNAHVKATFHDSCNPARAMGLIEEPRAVLDAVVDKWYEMPDNTIREKTFCCGSGTALNTDEIMELRMRSGLPRANAVKYVHDKHDVNTLACVCAIDRATLTTLMNYWVPEVQVAGLSELVGNALVIEGEQRQDLTEGLRTLV
- the dsrJ gene encoding sulfate reduction electron transfer complex DsrMKJOP subunit DsrJ; translation: MYDSGKIIPGLIIFVLFITIPIWYNRGTAGNVPKPELPKDVKTCVLPAAEIRAKHMQLLNQWRDEVIRTGDRSTMEIEGKQYPKSLMLNCMKCHTSKKKFCDTCHDYASVKPYCWDCHLAPVE
- a CDS encoding RsbRD N-terminal domain-containing protein, whose amino-acid sequence is MELKEALGGKKKEILALWIERTLDSYTSPGFFKKATDPFANPVGANISMGLTGLFEALVEGQGADAYSKPLDQVVRIRAVQEFTPGQAVAPFLELKWVIKQVLSKDKATQALLGNLDHLDCEIDRIALAAFDIYSECREQLYRNRIAELKSGRSILTDAACPSALMKQEQEKAE
- the dsrM gene encoding sulfate reduction electron transfer complex DsrMKJOP subunit DsrM gives rise to the protein MKYAFPLAAVIALVLIALILVQIPGMQYLFGVVVPYLAMALFLGGFCYRVIHWAKSPVPFRIPTTCGQGYTMPWIKYDKLEAPVNTGQVVARMFLEIFLFRSLWRNTKATVYPGPKLTYESSKWLWLFGIMFHYSFLVIVIRHMRLFLDPVPGIVALTETADSLLQIGAPTMYTTDVTIILALMFLLGRRFFNPQVRYISLLNDYFPLFLILGIAFTGILMRFFVRTDVDINAIKQLAFGLVTFSPTIVADISALFYAHLFLVCTLLAYFPFSKLMHMGGVFLSPTRNLANNNRMVRHINPWNPDIKPHSYAGYEDEFREDMIEQGIPVEKELPPKAND